The genome window TAAGGGTACTCCTAATCAGATGTTGTggatttgtatgttaggaaaaatacaaatttctgtttaatttgtcatttttcattaaaaatttattatcattttggcGATAAATAACACAGTTTTGGATTATGTACAACTGTTTAGAACAAATTAGCCATACGAATGATaattatgtacgataattatcgtacattatcATATTGTTCCATTGTTCTTAGGGGTTGtttgtgattggcgatgaaatgtaaacaaaacaatggtttccatTTTAGGCGACGTGTAGGAAAAACGTGATATAGAATtggctttgttattttgtttattttgaatttctaaggatacagtaagtaaaacagcatttgtaatacaTCAGCCTTATATAaccaaaagctagcctatacacagatggttttgtaatttaatagtcatcttatactacagatatgagttaaattcatgaaaatttgccataatttttaaCCTCGTCATATCTAAAGGTCAtcttttatatggaaatatactGCATTCTTTATTTACTCAGTGAAAAAATTTATCTGCACATTTCACAGCCTGGGAGAGGTGCTACTCAGCTTATAGAGAAAGGATGGGGAGAGAAGGTTATCTACAAAGGCGGTGGAATCTTCCATATGCCAATGGAGTGCAATGAAGATAAAAGTTACACATTATTTTTCCCAGAACTTAGTTGTTCATGCAGAATAGGAAAAAAACGTTTATTTTGCAGACATCTTGAGCTACTAATGAAAttgcaagaggaaaaaagaatagaaaatttgAATGACTTAATGATGGAGGAGGCTAGAAATATCCTTAAAGAAGAACATCCAAGATATAGCATACTGTCACAGGAAAGTGGGGAAGTCAGTGTATTTGTTACCTCACATAAAATTTCAGTGCAGTGCTCTCTTGCATCAAATAGCTGTACTTGTACTGCATATACTTATGCAGGTGTTTGTGTTCATTTGCACTTGGCATCATTCCTTTTACCAGAGTTCAGAACAAAGTCACATGTTACTGATGATGGCGCATATAGTAACATCATTATGGAAGAGGTATCCTACAGTAATTCTGTACCTCAAGAAGTATATGGTAATGTTGTCTCTGAGGAAGACCATTACAATACTGAAACAGAGGAAGTAATTTTCAATACAAGTCAAACCTCAGATTCATACATTGCTAAATTGAAAGATGTGATCCACTACCTAGAAGCAGCAAGTCCCTCACAAGAAATGGCAACATTGATTGATGAATTGTACAATCATGTAAAAGATAGCTTTGTTTATGTATTGCCTGTAGATTCTGAATAAACCTTTCTGAttgtaccattttattttttttactatgaatCCCCTTTACATTATTACCCTTACAGTTTACCTGGGCTTTGTCACCGTTAAAAACTTGAGTTTGCTCATAATGATTTACTTAGCACATTTTGATTGATGACAATGTGGGTAATATGTCCTTGTAAGCTGTTGTATCCATACAATGTATAAACCTCAGTTGATTGCAACTGAGTATTCCTCACCTGTAGGGAAGCCCCTTT of Macrobrachium rosenbergii isolate ZJJX-2024 chromosome 11, ASM4041242v1, whole genome shotgun sequence contains these proteins:
- the LOC136843138 gene encoding uncharacterized protein isoform X1 — its product is MNRIKVEMEDIIKDDILRQERRVRDATVTVHIMGSRPHEELITEILSVQHKYEKFPQLKQSTYHHHQCIRGGPPSKKSSKHIGCKAYITFKKLTHPMGGNILVVTEKDVHTGHDPNSPEDSVYHTTPKKRKLLEPGRGATQLIEKGWGEKVIYKGGGIFHMPMECNEDKSYTLFFPELSCSCRIGKKRLFCRHLELLMKLQEEKRIENLNDLMMEEARNILKEEHPRYSILSQESGEVSVFVTSHKISVQCSLASNSCTCTAYTYAGVCVHLHLASFLLPEFRTKSHVTDDGAYSNIIMEEVSYSNSVPQEVYGNVVSEEDHYNTETEEVIFNTSQTSDSYIAKLKDVIHYLEAASPSQEMATLIDELYNHVKDSFVYVLPVDSE
- the LOC136843138 gene encoding uncharacterized protein isoform X3: MEDIIKDDILRQERRVRDATVTVHIMGSRPHEELITEILSVQHKYEKFPQLKQSTYHHHQCIRGGPPSKKSSKHIGCKAYITFKKLTHPMGGNILVVTEKDVHTGHDPNSPEDSVYHTTPKKRKLLEPGRGATQLIEKGWGEKVIYKGGGIFHMPMECNEDKSYTLFFPELSCSCRIGKKRLFCRHLELLMKLQEEKRIENLNDLMMEEARNILKEEHPRYSILSQESGEVSVFVTSHKISVQCSLASNSCTCTAYTYAGVCVHLHLASFLLPEFRTKSHVTDDGAYSNIIMEEVSYSNSVPQEVYGNVVSEEDHYNTETEEVIFNTSQTSDSYIAKLKDVIHYLEAASPSQEMATLIDELYNHVKDSFVYVLPVDSE
- the LOC136843138 gene encoding uncharacterized protein isoform X2, encoding MNRIKEMEDIIKDDILRQERRVRDATVTVHIMGSRPHEELITEILSVQHKYEKFPQLKQSTYHHHQCIRGGPPSKKSSKHIGCKAYITFKKLTHPMGGNILVVTEKDVHTGHDPNSPEDSVYHTTPKKRKLLEPGRGATQLIEKGWGEKVIYKGGGIFHMPMECNEDKSYTLFFPELSCSCRIGKKRLFCRHLELLMKLQEEKRIENLNDLMMEEARNILKEEHPRYSILSQESGEVSVFVTSHKISVQCSLASNSCTCTAYTYAGVCVHLHLASFLLPEFRTKSHVTDDGAYSNIIMEEVSYSNSVPQEVYGNVVSEEDHYNTETEEVIFNTSQTSDSYIAKLKDVIHYLEAASPSQEMATLIDELYNHVKDSFVYVLPVDSE